A genomic window from Vagococcus sp. CY52-2 includes:
- a CDS encoding DUF975 family protein, whose product MYKSSKELKMQAKESLRGRWKEAVMLNLVPSIIQMISMFFLTIIIVVFGLFIVTTASDQSNYSKIAGDDYDSIQHEYTWEEDFDDESPASDVVAAIASVGSAPLAGPIFSFVITFLTIGISFTFLDVIRRGKSQDMSFKESFRLFNGNDFVPVLLINILTYVFQYLWTLLFIIPGIVKGYSYSQANFIYKDLSSSRDTRSMGATSFITESRELMDGHKGRLFWLDISFIGWYFVGMLTMGIGLLWINPYINATKAAFYDDLSKGKFLEEEVMEEDEIWTSF is encoded by the coding sequence ATGTATAAATCCTCTAAAGAACTTAAAATGCAAGCAAAAGAATCACTCAGAGGACGATGGAAAGAAGCAGTAATGTTGAATTTGGTACCATCAATCATTCAAATGATTTCAATGTTTTTTCTTACTATAATAATAGTGGTGTTTGGATTATTTATTGTCACGACGGCAAGTGATCAATCAAATTATTCAAAAATAGCGGGAGACGACTATGATAGTATTCAACATGAATATACATGGGAGGAAGACTTCGATGATGAATCACCTGCTTCAGACGTAGTAGCGGCAATTGCTTCAGTAGGATCTGCTCCATTAGCAGGACCTATATTTAGTTTTGTTATAACATTTTTAACAATTGGTATTTCATTTACTTTTTTAGATGTCATAAGGCGTGGAAAATCACAAGATATGTCGTTTAAAGAATCGTTTAGATTATTTAATGGAAATGATTTTGTTCCAGTATTATTGATTAATATTTTGACATATGTTTTCCAATACTTGTGGACTTTATTATTTATTATTCCAGGTATTGTAAAAGGATATTCTTATTCACAAGCAAACTTTATTTATAAAGATTTATCTTCATCTCGTGATACAAGGAGTATGGGCGCTACAAGTTTTATAACTGAAAGTCGTGAATTAATGGATGGGCATAAAGGTCGATTATTTTGGTTAGATATTAGTTTTATTGGGTGGTATTTTGTGGGAATGCTAACAATGGGAATAGGATTATTATGGATTAATCCATATATTAATGCGACGAAAGCAGCGTTCTATGATGATTTATCTAAAGGAAAATTTTTAGAAGAAGAAGTAATGGAAGAAGATGAAATTTGGACAAGTTTTTAA
- the dinB gene encoding DNA polymerase IV yields MSNGLRFPLINDLSRKIIHIDMDAFYASIEERDNPSLKGKPLVIAKHPNDTNGRGVVTTANYEARKYGIHSAMSAKKAYELCPHAVFVSGNREYYAEVSKQIHEVFREYTDVVEPLSLDEAYLDVTLNKQDIKSAIKIARLIQSKIYEKVELTSSAGVSYNKFLAKIASDYDKPKGLTVILPKEAQKFLFELPIEKFYGIGKKTIPFMHEMGIYTGKDLYDIPELTLIDWFGKKGYSLYRKVRGIHNDPVENNRERKSIGRERTFGKILIQELDVLNHLRELSEEVSQKLLKNELKGKTIVLKVRTNSYETVTRRMTLNKYICQTEEIYFYVNQLWEELNWINSGIRLVGVTITSLEKSVYEVIELPLFIKKG; encoded by the coding sequence ATGTCAAATGGGTTAAGGTTTCCGTTAATCAATGATTTATCTCGGAAAATTATTCATATTGATATGGATGCTTTTTATGCTTCTATAGAAGAAAGAGATAATCCTAGTCTAAAAGGTAAGCCGTTAGTCATTGCCAAACACCCTAATGATACAAATGGACGCGGAGTTGTCACTACAGCGAATTATGAAGCAAGAAAATACGGTATTCATTCAGCTATGAGCGCAAAAAAAGCATATGAACTATGTCCACATGCCGTGTTTGTTTCAGGAAATCGGGAATATTATGCTGAAGTTTCTAAACAAATTCATGAAGTTTTTAGAGAGTACACTGATGTAGTTGAACCTCTTTCTCTTGATGAGGCTTACCTTGACGTAACGCTTAATAAACAAGATATTAAAAGTGCAATAAAAATAGCCCGACTTATTCAATCTAAAATTTATGAGAAAGTCGAACTAACTAGTTCTGCAGGAGTCAGCTATAATAAATTTTTAGCTAAAATTGCGTCAGATTACGATAAACCTAAAGGATTAACCGTTATACTACCGAAAGAGGCACAAAAGTTTTTGTTTGAGTTACCAATTGAAAAATTTTATGGTATTGGAAAGAAGACAATTCCATTCATGCATGAAATGGGCATATACACAGGAAAAGATTTATATGACATACCCGAATTGACGTTAATCGATTGGTTTGGTAAAAAAGGATATAGCTTATATCGTAAAGTTAGAGGAATCCATAATGATCCAGTAGAAAATAATCGAGAGAGAAAATCAATAGGTAGAGAAAGAACTTTTGGAAAAATACTTATCCAAGAATTGGATGTACTAAATCATTTAAGAGAATTGTCAGAAGAAGTTAGTCAAAAACTATTGAAAAATGAATTAAAAGGAAAAACAATCGTTCTAAAGGTAAGAACTAATTCTTATGAAACAGTTACAAGAAGGATGACATTAAATAAATATATTTGTCAAACGGAAGAAATTTATTTTTATGTTAATCAATTGTGGGAAGAATTAAATTGGATAAATAGTGGTATTAGACTAGTAGGAGTAACAATCACATCTTTAGAAAAGTCTGTTTATGAAGTAATAGAATTACCTTTATTCATTAAAAAAGGATAA
- the addA gene encoding helicase-exonuclease AddAB subunit AddA has product MSNIDIPVKPENSHFTDKQWQAVYDSGDNLLISASAGSGKTTVLVERVIQKIKSGVNVDELLIVTYTEAAAKEMKQRIKVAIQTAITEEVDTAQKEHLVKQLGLLPTATISTLHAFCLRVIQRYYYLIHIDPVFRLLTDETENLLLKEDVWDELREELYGEEREAFYQLTENFSNDRNDNGLMELIFSIHLFAQANSEPENWLDSLLENYQITDSLVNSPLYQQYMKPDVLNQLLLAQVTIDELVNRCQSDEELKKTLETVSDDKQLIDTLLFLITEDRLDDFYDYLISTPFKRIKAPSKKTASEEVQEEYQEIKLVRDGVKESIGKLRSQYFKQSPEEMLEILEKSQSVVEELISVTKRFINRFSKEKESRHVLDFNDLEHLTLAILRKQVEDQWVESEASTYYRHKFNEILVDEYQDINRLQETILYWLRRPEKHNGNLFMVGDVKQSIYGFRLADPTLFIEKYEQFATEEDGRRIILAENFRSRSNVLDFTNLVFTQLMDKELGQLDYDTSAELIVGNKSFPESKDYDTELLIYQTTSEEKNQESLEFRLDGKTEGELRLVALKIRELIDKKFELFDKKEEKMRSITYKDIVLLTPTKKNNLDILDIFKEYDIPLMVNDTQNYFQATEIRIMISLLQLIDNPYQDIPLAAILRSPIVGIGENDMVLLKSYDMTGYYYDALQKFLIDGDKSSQLYQIIETFNQQFNYWRELARRKRLVELIWQIYKDTDLIDYVAGLPSGLQRKANLHALYHRASSYEEMSFKGLFQFIRFIEKMQQKNKDLAEASNINEEADAVRVMTIHASKGLEFPVVFLLDMSKQFNLMDVRQRKFVFDEELGMGIKYKDIEKRLEYDTFPFNVIREYKKQKLLAEEMRKLYVALTRAEEKLYLVGSYKSKDDAYKKWATSTSTEHIVLPTASRQSTSSLMDWIGMSLVRHPDFETYFPTSDVAVLPGLKKHPGQFSIHFYQEKDILARHMVQGGQEEGLKISDVKPNVKLLKEVVDRLNFSYPEKDATMTASYQSVSEVKRLFEEPDMKDVPTLNFSKEKQIKAHREVLSDSAKPKFMEGDIQIKSTDIGSAVHLLMQLLPLDKKPTEQDIEAQIETMIQNGVFTEKLAAILPINRIKSFFDTTFGEYLLAHHEFTRREQPFSLLLPAKELYQDYVTKEEDTVLIHGIIDGFVLTDSELILYDFKTDYVPKDASIEELEKLKQRYVGQLTLYQLALEEIYQRNVTSSKLILLNSGDIIDMI; this is encoded by the coding sequence ATGAGTAACATAGATATTCCAGTAAAACCAGAAAATAGCCATTTTACAGATAAACAATGGCAAGCAGTGTATGACTCTGGGGATAATTTATTGATTTCTGCCTCTGCTGGTTCTGGTAAAACAACGGTATTAGTTGAGCGAGTGATTCAAAAAATTAAGTCGGGCGTTAATGTCGATGAATTATTGATTGTGACTTATACAGAAGCCGCTGCAAAAGAGATGAAACAACGAATTAAAGTAGCCATTCAAACAGCTATTACAGAAGAAGTTGATACCGCACAAAAAGAGCATTTGGTAAAACAACTGGGACTACTTCCAACAGCTACCATCAGCACACTTCATGCTTTTTGTTTACGTGTCATTCAAAGATACTATTATCTTATTCATATCGATCCTGTTTTTCGTTTATTGACTGATGAAACAGAAAATTTACTATTAAAGGAAGATGTCTGGGATGAGCTAAGAGAAGAACTATATGGTGAAGAAAGAGAAGCGTTTTATCAATTAACTGAAAATTTTTCTAACGACCGTAATGATAATGGGTTGATGGAACTCATTTTTTCGATACACTTATTTGCTCAAGCGAATTCTGAACCGGAAAATTGGTTAGATAGTTTGCTTGAAAATTATCAAATAACAGACAGCTTAGTCAACTCGCCACTCTATCAACAATACATGAAACCAGATGTATTAAATCAATTACTGTTAGCTCAAGTAACGATAGATGAGTTAGTGAATCGTTGTCAAAGTGATGAAGAACTAAAGAAAACACTAGAAACAGTCAGTGACGATAAACAATTAATTGATACATTATTATTTTTAATTACCGAAGATAGACTTGATGACTTTTATGATTATTTGATAAGCACACCATTTAAGCGTATTAAAGCGCCGTCTAAAAAAACAGCATCAGAAGAAGTTCAAGAAGAATACCAGGAAATAAAATTGGTACGAGATGGTGTAAAAGAAAGTATTGGAAAGTTAAGAAGTCAGTATTTCAAACAAAGTCCTGAAGAGATGTTAGAGATATTAGAAAAATCACAGTCAGTGGTTGAAGAGCTAATTAGTGTGACCAAGCGATTTATTAACCGATTTTCTAAAGAAAAAGAATCTCGTCATGTACTTGATTTTAACGATTTAGAACATTTGACGTTGGCAATTTTAAGAAAACAAGTTGAAGATCAATGGGTAGAATCTGAAGCCTCTACCTATTATCGTCATAAATTCAATGAAATTTTGGTAGACGAGTATCAAGATATTAATAGACTACAAGAAACGATTTTGTATTGGCTACGTCGTCCTGAAAAACATAATGGTAATCTATTTATGGTAGGGGACGTTAAACAATCAATTTATGGGTTCCGTTTAGCTGATCCTACTTTGTTTATTGAAAAATATGAACAATTTGCGACAGAAGAAGATGGTCGTCGCATTATCCTAGCAGAAAATTTTCGTTCAAGAAGTAATGTCTTAGATTTTACGAACCTTGTCTTTACACAATTAATGGATAAAGAATTAGGGCAATTAGATTATGATACGAGTGCTGAATTAATTGTTGGAAATAAGTCATTTCCTGAAAGTAAGGATTATGATACAGAGTTATTAATTTATCAAACCACATCAGAAGAAAAAAATCAGGAGTCATTAGAATTTAGACTAGATGGAAAAACAGAAGGTGAGTTACGACTTGTTGCGTTAAAAATTCGAGAATTAATTGATAAGAAATTTGAGTTGTTTGATAAAAAAGAAGAAAAAATGCGTTCAATCACCTATAAAGATATTGTATTGTTAACACCAACGAAAAAAAATAACTTAGATATCTTAGATATTTTTAAAGAGTATGATATCCCTTTAATGGTGAATGATACACAAAATTATTTTCAAGCAACTGAGATTAGAATCATGATTTCTTTACTACAACTAATCGACAACCCTTATCAAGATATTCCGTTAGCGGCTATTTTACGCTCGCCGATTGTTGGGATTGGTGAAAATGATATGGTTCTATTAAAAAGCTATGACATGACAGGCTATTATTATGACGCCTTGCAGAAATTTTTAATAGACGGGGATAAATCCAGTCAGTTATATCAAATTATCGAGACGTTTAATCAACAGTTTAATTATTGGCGTGAGTTGGCTAGAAGAAAACGATTAGTTGAATTGATTTGGCAAATATATAAAGATACCGACTTAATTGATTATGTAGCAGGACTTCCATCTGGTCTGCAACGAAAAGCAAATCTTCATGCGTTGTATCATCGTGCATCGAGTTATGAAGAGATGAGTTTTAAGGGGCTATTTCAATTTATTCGGTTTATCGAAAAAATGCAGCAAAAAAATAAAGATTTAGCGGAAGCCTCTAACATTAATGAAGAAGCAGATGCGGTTAGAGTGATGACCATTCATGCTAGTAAAGGCTTAGAATTTCCTGTTGTATTTTTATTAGATATGTCAAAACAATTCAATCTTATGGATGTTAGACAACGAAAATTTGTTTTCGATGAAGAACTTGGTATGGGAATCAAATACAAAGACATTGAAAAACGATTAGAATATGATACTTTTCCTTTCAATGTGATTAGAGAATATAAAAAACAAAAACTTTTGGCTGAAGAGATGCGTAAATTATATGTGGCGCTAACTCGTGCAGAAGAAAAGCTCTACTTAGTCGGTTCCTATAAAAGTAAAGATGATGCTTATAAGAAATGGGCAACTTCAACCAGTACTGAGCATATAGTGTTACCGACCGCAAGTAGACAGTCAACATCAAGTTTGATGGACTGGATAGGCATGTCTTTAGTAAGGCATCCAGACTTTGAAACTTATTTTCCAACGAGTGATGTGGCTGTTTTACCAGGACTAAAGAAACATCCAGGTCAGTTTTCAATTCATTTTTATCAAGAAAAGGATATTCTAGCTAGACATATGGTTCAAGGAGGGCAAGAAGAAGGGTTAAAAATATCTGATGTGAAACCAAATGTTAAATTACTAAAAGAAGTAGTAGATCGCTTAAATTTTTCTTATCCTGAAAAAGATGCCACTATGACGGCAAGTTATCAGTCTGTTTCTGAGGTTAAACGATTATTTGAAGAACCTGATATGAAGGATGTACCAACACTTAATTTCTCAAAAGAGAAACAAATAAAAGCACATAGGGAAGTATTGAGTGATAGTGCTAAGCCTAAATTTATGGAAGGTGATATCCAAATTAAATCGACAGATATTGGTTCAGCAGTACATTTATTGATGCAATTGCTACCTCTTGATAAAAAGCCAACAGAACAAGATATAGAGGCACAAATAGAGACAATGATACAAAATGGTGTTTTTACAGAAAAATTAGCAGCTATATTACCTATCAATAGAATAAAGTCGTTTTTTGATACAACATTTGGCGAATATCTATTAGCACACCATGAATTTACTAGAAGAGAACAACCCTTTTCCTTACTATTACCAGCTAAAGAGCTGTATCAAGATTATGTGACTAAAGAAGAGGATACTGTATTGATTCATGGGATTATTGATGGATTTGTCTTAACAGACTCAGAGCTTATTTTATATGATTTTAAAACAGATTATGTGCCTAAAGATGCTAGTATTGAAGAATTAGAAAAATTAAAACAACGTTATGTTGGTCAATTAACACTTTATCAATTAGCGTTAGAAGAAATTTATCAAAGAAACGTGACATCTTCTAAATTGATTCTATTAAATAGTGGAGACATTATTGATATGATATAA